The genomic region AAGCAAGTCACCAGGAACTAATTCATGAATTTCTAATTCTTTTGCTTCCCGAATTAGGGTAGTATTATTTTTAACTGATACTTCAGAAACTTTCTCATCAGCTGCCAACCGAATCACTGTAATTGTATTACTAACTAAATCAGTTAATTTTTTTGTGACAAAAAAACTACGAATATCTTGGACATACGCAATTGTCGTACTAATAAAAATCATAATAGCAATAATAATAACACCAATAATTTCGAAACTATCGCCACCTAAAGCAAAGTAACTAATTATGTTATAGGTTCCAATTAAAGCTAAAACAATGTTAAAAGGATTTAATAATACTTTTAAAAAATGCTTAAATCAGTGAAATTTTGTTTTCTCTTGTGAATTATCGCCATACTTTTTGCCCATTTCTTCTGCTTCATCATAAGTTAAACCAAAATTTTTAAGTTCAAAATGTTCTAAGATTTCACTTTGTGAAAACTGAGAAATTTTTTTAATTTCATCAGTTTTTAAAAAACCAATTTCTTTTTTTCGATCTTTAAACTCTTTATTATTTCCCTTAAATTTAGTTATTATTTTTGCCATTCCAAGACCCCTTTCTTCAAAATATCCCCTACCTAAATTTATAATTTAGGACTTTTAACACATATAATATTAGTAATTTGTAAATAATAATTTGTAAACCAAAATGATATTAAAGTAATAAAATTCCTAAATCAATAATATTCTTACCCTTTTTAAATAATTTAATCACTACCTCTCATAATTTTATTCTTATTTAATTATAACGAAAATAATTTAAATAAAACAAAATTAATATAAATAAAAAAATAAGAGGAACATTCCTTTCAGCTTCTCTTATTTTTTAATAAACTAAGTGTATACTGTAAAAATAAATCATAAAAAGTTAATAAAATTAAACACAACAAAAAATAAATTTTACTAATCTTAACAAACACTAATTTAATTTAAAAAAACTTTTTTAAAATATTGTCTTGATGTAAAATTTTCCAAGCAAGGTATTTACAATTTACACATAAATCAACTCCTTTCTCATTTGATTTATTGCACTTCATATTACAATTTACATAATAAAAAATAAGTTGTTAATAAAGAATCATATTTTATAAAAAATATTGATATGATTTAAGATTATTTTAAATCATATCAACTTAAGCCGGTTTTCATATCAACTGTTAACTTTACATCTAATTGGGTTGAATCTTCCATTAATGTTTTAACAATCTTTTGAACTTGCGTTAATTCGTTTTGTGGTATTTCAAAAATTAGTTCATCATGAATTTGGGAAATAATTTTTGCTTTTAAATTTAATTTTAAAAATTCTTGGTCAATATTTTTTAAAGCAATTTTAATAATATCCGCAGCGCTCCCTTGAATTGGCATATTCATCGCAATTCGTTTCCCAAATTCACGTTGCATATAATTACGATCATTAATTTCTGGGACATAGCGTTTCCGATTAAAAATTGTTGTAACATAACCATTTTGTTTACAAAATTTAATTTGGCTTTCAATAAAAGCCTTAATTGTCAGAAATTGTTGATAATAATTACTAATAATTGCTTTTGCTTTCGCAACAGAAATATTTAAATCAGTTGCCAAACCAAAATCACTAATTCCGTAAATAATCCCAAAATTAACTGTTTTGGCACTACGGCGAATATTTGGCGTAATTTCATCTTTTGTTAAATTAAAAATTTTCATTGCCGTATTAGTATGAATATCTTCATTGTTATTAAAAGCAGTAATTAAATCTTGATCTTTTGACATATGCGCTAAAATCCGTAATTCAATTTGCGAATAATCGCATGATAATAAAACATTATTACTTGATGAAACAACAAAAATTTTACGAACCTCTTTTTGGATTTCATCGCGAATGCTAATATTTTGCATATTAGGTTCCACTGAAGAAAGACGCCCAGTATTTGTTAAAGTTTGCTTATAAATCGTATGAACTTTCCCATTGGAAAAAATATATTTTTCCATCCCTTTTAAATACGTTGAATATAATTTTTGATATTTTCGATAATCTAATATTTTAAGAATAATGCTATGATTAGCTTTAATTTCTTCTAAGGTTTCTTGCGCCGTTGACCCCTTTTTCCGGTCAGGTAATGCCAAGTCTTGATATAATAACTCTGAAATTTGTTTCGGTGAATTAGGATTAATTTCTTTTTGGGCAAGATGATTAATTTCATCATTTAATTCTTGAACAATTTTTTCAATCCGTACTGTTTGCGTTGTTAACTCATGTTGGTCAACTTTAACCCCATTAATTTCCATTCGAGCCAAGGCAAAAGCAGTTGGTAATTCAATATTATGATATAAATCATACTGTTGATTGCTTTTCAATAACTCAATAATTTTTGGTCTTAACTTATGAATATATGATGCTTTTTCACCAATAAACTGACTCAATTTAATTACATCAGTAGGAATTTGTTTTTTTACCCCTTTGCCATAAAATAATTCATCAGTTAAAATTTGTTTTTTATCAAATAAATTAATATAAGTATCTAAACTATTTTTAACATTTGAATTATAAACATAACTGGCAAGCATCATATCATAAGTAATATTTTTCACAAAAATATTATCCCGCGCTAAAACCACAATTAAACTCTTGGCATGATAAGTTAGCTTCTGATATTTGTTGTCACTTAAAAATTGGTGTCATAACTTATCATGCTTTGCATCAATATAATCAAAATAAAAAACACCTTTTGAATTAACAATTCCAAAGCCAATAATTTCTGAATTATGATAGTTTTCATCTAATAATTCTAAATAAACCGTCGTGTTATCTTCATTAAATTCAGATTGCCATGCTTTAATAATTTTAACTTTTAAACTAGTATTTTGAACATCATTTTCCTTATTATTAAATAATCTTGTTACAAATGAGTTCATATTATATTTTAAATAAAACTGCATTAGAACTTCTTGCTTTGGTTCGAATGGAATAAAAGAAAATTGTTCCAAATTAACATCACAAAAAATAGTAGCTACCTTTTTACATAATAAAGCACTATCTTTATGCTTTATTATTTTTTTTTGTACCGCACCTTTAATTTGGTCAATATTATCATATAAATTTTCAATTGAATCATACTTCTTAATTAATTTTACGGCTGTTTTTTCGCCAACACCAGGAACACCCTTTAAATTATCAGAAGAATCACCCATTAATCCTTTTAAATCAGGAACTTGAGAAGACTTGATTCCTCACTTTGCTGCTAAAGCAGCTTGGTCAATAACATCGGCACTATCCCCTTGTCGAGGAACTAAAATATTTGTTTTGTCAGTAATTAATTGATATAAATCCTTATCACTTGAAAAAATATCAACATAGTAATTCTCTTGCTCAGCAACTTTTGCTAAACACCCTAATAAATCATCTGCTTCATATCCTTCTTGTTCTAAATATGGAATTTGGTAACTATCTAAAAATTCTTTAACAATCGGAAATTGGACAATTAATTCATTTGGCGTTTTGCTCCGACCATCTTTATAGTTCTCTAATAAATCATGCCGAAAATTCTTTTTGCCTTTATCAAAAGCAACAACAACACTATTGTAATTATTTACCTTTAAGATTTTATTCAACATATTAGCAAAAGTATAAACAGCATTTGTTGGTGTTCCATCTAAACTTTTTAACATTTCGCCATTATAAGCTGTGGCATAAAATGCCCTAAAAAGCAAAGAATTTCCATCAATTAACAATACTTTTTTCATTTTACAATCTCCTCATTTATGTCCAATTATAGCCTAATTTAATTTTAAAGTGTACTTTAAAATTAAATTATCAGACAATAAAAGCGCCCCCGCTTCCAGATAACATGGCATATTGATATTCTTTTTTTAAAGCAATATAAAATTTTTTTAATTTTGGACTAATTTTAAAAGCTGGTTGTTGTAACATATTAAAGTAAAGATTATTAATTATTTTCTTTGTTTTATAGTATTGATAATTATGATCAAATTCATGATAAACATCTTTAGTAATTGATGAGATTTTTGAATCAATAATTTTAAGATTTATAATCTGATATTTATTAATTTGATTCGTTATTAAATACTTAATTTTATTACCATATCCTGATATTATTGCTGGTTTTTCAAGATAAAAAAATAATGCATCGGAACTAAGATTTCGAATTAATTTTTTAATTTTTCTAGAAAAATAATTAATTTTAAAAAAATTACAAATAAGTTTAATCAGTGCCACGGCATTACTTGCAGAATAGCCGAGCCCTGACCCAATTGTTGTATTTTTAATTAAATGAATATGAATTGGCGTTGATTTAAATTTTGGAAACATATCAATAAATTTATGATAAGCATCTAAAATAGTATTATTATGTCAATCAAGTTCTTTCTTATTACAAGTAAAAATTGTCTGTTGACCTTGATACGGTAACACCTCAACAAAATCATATTCTTCCTGATAAGGGAAAATAATACTCTGACTACGGTGCATTTTTTTTAACTTATTTTTGTAGAAAACTTCTAAGGTTAAATTAAACTTACCATATGACTTTATCTTCATTTTATAATTCTCCCTTAATTTAGTTTTACAGTATACAAACTTTTTTAATTGCTTGACTATCCGCTGAAATAATTTTGACATTAAACGGACTTGGAAAAACAATTTGAACATTTTGGGCAATAATTTTAATAACAAACCCAATCCCAAATAATTCATGATTAACCGTATCATCTACTTTTCACCGGTTAGTTTTAAAAGATGGTTCAACATTTTTATTAAGATGAAAAGTTGTTCGGGCCTGTTTATCATTGTGGTTGTTATGAAAAATAGGACTTGGTTTTACCTTCATTAATAATCATTCACTATTAACTTTTTCATAAAAATCATCATTTAATTCTTTAATAAAACGCGATTCAAACCGTTCATTTCCGGTGACAAATGAATATCCATCAGCATAACTTAAAAACAACAATTCTTTTGTTCTTGTAATCGCGACATATAAGGCTCGGCGTTCTTCTTCTAACGGTTCATGCCCCCCTTTGATGGCTTGCATGGTTGGAAAAATTCCTTCATTTAACCCAACAATAAAGACAACTTTTTTCTCTAATCCTTTGGAATTATGAATTGTCATTAAAGAAACAGCATTATCCGTTAAATTATCACTATCACTATCCGTTTGTAATGAAACCAGTTGTAAAAATTTGCTTAATAATTCAACACCGTTTAAATTCTTATTTTGATTATCAAATTTAGTAACTGAAGCAATTAATTCTAAAATATTTTCTTCGCGTTCTTCTTCAAAATTATCCCGTAAGCGTTGTAAATAACCTGTTTTATCCAAGAGCAAGGTTAAAAGACTTCCCACTGTTTTAACTGTTGGTAATTCAGCAAGAGCATTTAAAAAGGCTACTTGTAATTTACTTAAACTATGTTGGAATGTTACTGGTAACAAAGCAAATTGTTCAGTTAATAAGGTTGTAAACGTTATTTTCTGCTCTTTTAAAATTTGCATAATTTGTTCAATTGCTTTTGGGCCAATTTTTGGTGTCAATGATAAAGCCCGTTCGATTGCTAACGGATCATTATTTATAATTATCTTTAAAAATGCAAGGGCATCTTTAATTTCTTTTCGTTCATAAAACTTAAAAGCTCCAAAAATAAGATATGAAACCCCATA from Spiroplasma endosymbiont of Polydrusus cervinus harbors:
- the polA gene encoding DNA polymerase I — translated: MKKVLLIDGNSLLFRAFYATAYNGEMLKSLDGTPTNAVYTFANMLNKILKVNNYNSVVVAFDKGKKNFRHDLLENYKDGRSKTPNELIVQFPIVKEFLDSYQIPYLEQEGYEADDLLGCLAKVAEQENYYVDIFSSDKDLYQLITDKTNILVPRQGDSADVIDQAALAAKWGIKSSQVPDLKGLMGDSSDNLKGVPGVGEKTAVKLIKKYDSIENLYDNIDQIKGAVQKKIIKHKDSALLCKKVATIFCDVNLEQFSFIPFEPKQEVLMQFYLKYNMNSFVTRLFNNKENDVQNTSLKVKIIKAWQSEFNEDNTTVYLELLDENYHNSEIIGFGIVNSKGVFYFDYIDAKHDKLWHQFLSDNKYQKLTYHAKSLIVVLARDNIFVKNITYDMMLASYVYNSNVKNSLDTYINLFDKKQILTDELFYGKGVKKQIPTDVIKLSQFIGEKASYIHKLRPKIIELLKSNQQYDLYHNIELPTAFALARMEINGVKVDQHELTTQTVRIEKIVQELNDEINHLAQKEINPNSPKQISELLYQDLALPDRKKGSTAQETLEEIKANHSIILKILDYRKYQKLYSTYLKGMEKYIFSNGKVHTIYKQTLTNTGRLSSVEPNMQNISIRDEIQKEVRKIFVVSSSNNVLLSCDYSQIELRILAHMSKDQDLITAFNNNEDIHTNTAMKIFNLTKDEITPNIRRSAKTVNFGIIYGISDFGLATDLNISVAKAKAIISNYYQQFLTIKAFIESQIKFCKQNGYVTTIFNRKRYVPEINDRNYMQREFGKRIAMNMPIQGSAADIIKIALKNIDQEFLKLNLKAKIISQIHDELIFEIPQNELTQVQKIVKTLMEDSTQLDVKLTVDMKTGLSWYDLK
- a CDS encoding 4-diphosphocytidyl-2C-methyl-D-erythritol kinase is translated as MKIKSYGKFNLTLEVFYKNKLKKMHRSQSIIFPYQEEYDFVEVLPYQGQQTIFTCNKKELDWHNNTILDAYHKFIDMFPKFKSTPIHIHLIKNTTIGSGLGYSASNAVALIKLICNFFKINYFSRKIKKLIRNLSSDALFFYLEKPAIISGYGNKIKYLITNQINKYQIINLKIIDSKISSITKDVYHEFDHNYQYYKTKKIINNLYFNMLQQPAFKISPKLKKFYIALKKEYQYAMLSGSGGAFIVW